From Thermoanaerobaculia bacterium, the proteins below share one genomic window:
- a CDS encoding energy transducer TonB — protein MKRAAEHPSRSIGFLSRYHDGELSAAEKEAFDRHAAACAECSAAAAEYEAVLAMYRESRPEPSDPSLARRISRRIDTELRRRPPVRFLALEIDLLWASVAAIGLVAAIALFAVLGRRPSPSLVAENGRTSRAPSTEKRGPSDSSTGRAPSSRAPRSDRAREENRPAFAPEPKPAEPESRPDRATGAEGGVEGGVPEGVAGAVVGGATEREAVREKGVSAPEPPVPTEASPEGKTERRDAAEPPLRVAGTVQAPVLLRRVEPTIPASARRLLAVSPVVVEAVISATGDVVSTRIVRSNPAADRAVLAALRQWKYRPALLDGRPIAVYLTITVRGE, from the coding sequence GTGAAGAGAGCCGCCGAACACCCGTCCCGCTCGATCGGTTTCCTGTCGCGGTATCACGACGGCGAGCTGTCGGCCGCCGAGAAGGAGGCGTTCGATCGCCACGCGGCCGCTTGTGCGGAGTGCTCGGCGGCGGCCGCGGAGTACGAGGCGGTGCTCGCGATGTACCGGGAGAGCCGGCCCGAGCCCTCGGATCCGTCCCTCGCCCGGCGAATATCGCGGCGGATCGACACCGAGCTCCGGCGCCGGCCGCCGGTCCGATTCCTGGCTCTCGAGATCGATCTCCTCTGGGCGAGCGTGGCCGCGATCGGGCTCGTGGCGGCAATCGCGCTGTTCGCGGTCCTGGGCCGCAGGCCGTCTCCCTCGCTCGTCGCCGAGAACGGCCGGACGAGCCGCGCGCCCTCCACCGAAAAGCGTGGCCCATCCGATTCTTCGACGGGCCGGGCACCTTCCTCCCGAGCGCCGCGTTCCGACCGGGCGCGCGAAGAGAATCGTCCGGCGTTCGCTCCCGAGCCGAAGCCGGCCGAGCCGGAGAGTCGACCGGATCGGGCGACGGGCGCGGAAGGGGGGGTCGAAGGAGGCGTCCCGGAGGGAGTCGCGGGGGCAGTCGTCGGCGGCGCGACGGAGAGAGAGGCCGTCCGTGAGAAAGGCGTCTCCGCCCCGGAGCCTCCCGTTCCGACCGAGGCATCGCCGGAGGGGAAGACGGAGCGGCGCGACGCGGCCGAGCCGCCCCTGCGCGTGGCCGGTACCGTCCAGGCCCCGGTTCTCCTCCGCCGGGTCGAGCCGACGATCCCCGCGTCCGCGCGGCGGCTGCTGGCGGTTTCGCCGGTCGTCGTCGAAGCCGTCATCTCCGCGACCGGCGATGTGGTATCGACGCGGATCGTGCGGTCGAATCCGGCGGCCGACCGCGCCGTTCTCGCGGCGCTGCGGCAGTGGAAATATCGCCCTGCGCTCCTCGACGGAAGGCCGATCGCGGTGTATCTGACGATCACCGTGCGGGGCGAGTGA